A stretch of Lepidochelys kempii isolate rLepKem1 chromosome 14, rLepKem1.hap2, whole genome shotgun sequence DNA encodes these proteins:
- the LOC140897920 gene encoding uncharacterized protein isoform X2 → MEERLNGNENAEGGGENSIQQHQQLMEPLNCHGHLDGGDKPGYSCNRKFKKRALVAGVLLVLIVIIIVLAVVVSNPPSAGPDPPAAARCCLDGWVGFGGKCYYFSEAEGNWNNSQRNCSSSSASLAAIDTQQEMAFIKRHKDLSEHWIGLRREPGQPWKWTNGTEFNHCRAPVPILDGARGGAASPSSQQTPGQ, encoded by the exons ATGGAAGAGCGTCTTAATGGCAATGAAAatgcagagggaggaggagagaattctattcagcagcaccagcagctgaTGGAGCCTCTTAATTGTCATGGACACCTGGACGGAGGAGACAAACCAg GATATTCATGTAACCGCAAGTTCAAGAAACGTGCTCTCGTAGCTGGAGTCCTCTTAGTTTTGATCGTTATCATCATTGTTCTGGCTG TGGTAGTATCTAACCCACCGTCCGCTGGTCCTGATCCTCCGGCTGCTGCTCGCTGCTGCCTGGACGGCTGGGTCGGGTTCGGAGGGAAATGCTATTATTTCTCTGAGGCCGAAGGGAACTGGAACAACAGCCAGAGGAACTGCTCCTCCTCCAGTGCCTCCTTGGCTGCGATTGACACCCAGCAGGAaatg GCTTTCATTAAGCGCCATAAAGACCTCTCTGAGCACTGGATCGGCCTCCGGAGGGAACCGGGTCAGCCCTGGAAATGGACCAATGGCACCGAATTCAATCACTG CAGGGCCCCAGTCCCGATACTGGATGGAGCGAGGGGAGGAGCTGCAAGTCCCAGTTCTCAGCAAACGCCAGGACAGTGA
- the LOC140897920 gene encoding C-type lectin domain family 2 member B-like isoform X1, whose product MEERLNGNENAEGGGENSIQQHQQLMEPLNCHGHLDGGDKPGYSCNRKFKKRALVAGVLLVLIVIIIVLAVVVSNPPSAGPDPPAAARCCLDGWVGFGGKCYYFSEAEGNWNNSQRNCSSSSASLAAIDTQQEMAFIKRHKDLSEHWIGLRREPGQPWKWTNGTEFNHWFAVRAHGECAYLNDEAVTSSWCDTVRYWICSKPVGLMPRGQNGAQGQLETSELS is encoded by the exons ATGGAAGAGCGTCTTAATGGCAATGAAAatgcagagggaggaggagagaattctattcagcagcaccagcagctgaTGGAGCCTCTTAATTGTCATGGACACCTGGACGGAGGAGACAAACCAg GATATTCATGTAACCGCAAGTTCAAGAAACGTGCTCTCGTAGCTGGAGTCCTCTTAGTTTTGATCGTTATCATCATTGTTCTGGCTG TGGTAGTATCTAACCCACCGTCCGCTGGTCCTGATCCTCCGGCTGCTGCTCGCTGCTGCCTGGACGGCTGGGTCGGGTTCGGAGGGAAATGCTATTATTTCTCTGAGGCCGAAGGGAACTGGAACAACAGCCAGAGGAACTGCTCCTCCTCCAGTGCCTCCTTGGCTGCGATTGACACCCAGCAGGAaatg GCTTTCATTAAGCGCCATAAAGACCTCTCTGAGCACTGGATCGGCCTCCGGAGGGAACCGGGTCAGCCCTGGAAATGGACCAATGGCACCGAATTCAATCACTG GTTCGCAGTCAGAGCGCACGGCGAGTGTGCGTATCTGAATGATGAAGCCGTCACCTCTTCCTGGTGCGACACGGTGCGATACTGGATCTGCAGCAAGCCTGTGGGACTTATGCCGAGAGGGCAGAATGGAGCGCAAGGGCAATTGGAGACGTCAGAGCTCAGCTGA